In Cerasicoccus sp. TK19100, one DNA window encodes the following:
- the coaE gene encoding dephospho-CoA kinase (Dephospho-CoA kinase (CoaE) performs the final step in coenzyme A biosynthesis.): MRIGLTGGIGCGKSTAGKCFADLGWRRLDSDEVVRELLATDAELHAKLRERWGDEAVLPECGANRSFIAHKVFHDKGELAWWENQVIPKVRARWQGALAAEPDADWLVEVPLLFERDLAGQFDATICVEAPESTQLARLAAKGLDREQSLARINNQLPVLDKARRADLVLSNAGSFDFLLRQVRRASEMLRSQSPIS, from the coding sequence ATGCGCATCGGTTTAACAGGCGGCATTGGCTGCGGCAAGTCGACGGCGGGCAAGTGCTTCGCTGACTTGGGCTGGCGTCGGCTGGATTCCGATGAGGTCGTTCGCGAGCTGCTGGCCACCGATGCCGAGCTCCACGCCAAGCTGCGCGAGCGCTGGGGCGATGAGGCGGTGCTGCCCGAGTGCGGCGCGAACCGGTCTTTCATCGCGCACAAGGTTTTTCACGACAAAGGCGAACTGGCCTGGTGGGAGAATCAGGTGATTCCCAAAGTCCGCGCGCGTTGGCAGGGTGCCCTGGCTGCGGAGCCCGATGCTGACTGGCTGGTGGAGGTCCCCCTGTTGTTTGAGCGTGATTTGGCGGGACAATTCGACGCCACGATCTGCGTGGAGGCCCCGGAATCAACGCAATTGGCCCGATTAGCCGCTAAAGGACTTGACCGCGAGCAATCCCTCGCCAGAATCAATAATCAGTTGCCGGTTTTGGACAAGGCGCGACGCGCTGATTTAGTCCTGTCAAATGCCGGTTCGTTTGACTTCCTGCTGCGCCAAGTCCGGCGCGCGTCTGAGATGCTACGATCGCAATCCCCGATTTCTTAA